Genomic segment of Pseudomonas sp. CCI4.2:
ATTTTTACCGGTGGTCCGCCCGGCGTTTCTCGGGTTGCAATGTGGATTAGCCATCGGCTTGGCACGGCGCTCGCTGGTTGAAGTCGGCACCCATCTTGAAAGCTCTCGTTCGGGTTTGCGCGACGAGTTATTTGAGCAACGCGGGCGTTTGGAAAACGTTGTCTTGCAGTTGAAGCAGGGCTTGCTGGCACAGCGTTTTGTTGCGCAACCCGCCGCGTTATTCCAGTTACGCATTGCCCTTGCTGAATCCGCCGCCAACGCGGTGCAGTTGGAATTACAGGCCAGCGGCGGCAAAGCGTACCTGTCCGCTCACGGCGCAGGGTTTGCCCGACGCTGGCGCGAGTCGGCCTTCGTGCCCATCGTGACCCCAAGCCTGGTGCAATTGCGTGCCGAGTTGCAGCGTCAGGCGCAGGCCAACCTCAAGACCCCAGCTTGTTGCCGTGGCTGAGCGTGGATAGTGCTGGTGCCGTGCGAAATGCTCGGCGTTACAGAAATCTGTGGGACCGAATTTATTCGGGAAAGCTTCAGTCCTGACACCCTGCAATCTCAACCGTTGATAAGCGGTGCTGGCAGCAATACCGCGAAAGGAGTACAAATGTACTCCATGAGCCTATTATCTCCCCGACGTACTGCCATCCTGACCTTTATCCGCGAGCGCATCGTGCAGCAGGGTCAATCTCCGAGCCTGGCTGAAATCGCTGAGGCCTTCGGTTTTGCCTCGCGCAGCGTGGCGCGCAAACACATTGTGGCCCTGACTGAAGCCGGCTTAATCGAGGTTGCGCCCAATCAGGCGCGCGGTATTCGGCTGGTCTCGCACTACGCGGGCAGCCGTCAACGCCCGGAGATGATCGAGATTCCGGTGTTGGGCCGGGTCGCGGCGGGGGCGCCGATTGGGCCGGACATCGGTCTGCACGATACCTTGGTGCTGGATCGCGGCATGTTTCATCGGGTGCCGGATTATCTGCTGCGGGTGCAGGGCGATTCGATGATCGAAGACGGCATTCTCGACGGTGACCTGGTGGGCGTATTGCGCAGTGCCGAGGCCAAGGACGGACAAATCGTCGTCGCACGACTGGACGGCGAAGTCACCATCAAGCGCCTTGAAACCCGTGCCGGGGAGTTTC
This window contains:
- the lexA gene encoding transcriptional repressor LexA, whose protein sequence is MYSMSLLSPRRTAILTFIRERIVQQGQSPSLAEIAEAFGFASRSVARKHIVALTEAGLIEVAPNQARGIRLVSHYAGSRQRPEMIEIPVLGRVAAGAPIGPDIGLHDTLVLDRGMFHRVPDYLLRVQGDSMIEDGILDGDLVGVLRSAEAKDGQIVVARLDGEVTIKRLETRAGEFRLLPRNPAYQPIVVSPTQDFAIEGVYCGLVRRE